In a single window of the Oecophyllibacter saccharovorans genome:
- the dapD gene encoding 2,3,4,5-tetrahydropyridine-2,6-dicarboxylate N-succinyltransferase produces MPHTDLQATIDALWEDRATLTPQTTGAPRQAVEAALEGLDQGVFRVAEVTPAGRVVHEWLKKAVLLSFRLYDCEPMPYACGGVPGFDKVPLKCTGWDKARFEQAGFRAVPGSIVRRSAYIAPGVVLMPSFVNLGARVESGTMVDTWATIGSCAQIGSNCHISGGAGIGGVLEPLQAAPVIIEDGCFIGARSEVAEGVIVEKGSVLSMGVFLGASTKIIDRATGEIHMGRVPAYSVVIPGTLPPKTPGGPSLACAVIVKRVDERTRSKTSINELLRD; encoded by the coding sequence ATGCCACATACCGACCTTCAGGCCACCATCGACGCTCTCTGGGAAGACCGGGCCACGCTGACCCCCCAGACCACCGGCGCCCCCCGGCAGGCCGTGGAAGCCGCCCTGGAGGGGCTGGATCAGGGGGTTTTCCGCGTGGCTGAAGTCACCCCGGCCGGTCGGGTGGTGCATGAATGGCTCAAAAAGGCCGTTCTGCTGTCCTTCCGGCTTTATGACTGCGAGCCCATGCCCTATGCCTGCGGCGGCGTGCCGGGCTTTGACAAGGTGCCGCTGAAATGCACTGGCTGGGACAAGGCGCGTTTCGAGCAGGCGGGCTTCCGCGCCGTGCCCGGCTCCATCGTCCGCCGGTCCGCCTATATCGCGCCGGGCGTGGTGCTGATGCCGAGCTTCGTCAATCTTGGGGCCCGCGTCGAAAGCGGCACCATGGTCGACACCTGGGCCACGATCGGCTCCTGCGCGCAGATCGGCAGCAACTGCCACATCAGCGGCGGGGCGGGGATCGGCGGTGTTCTCGAGCCCCTGCAGGCAGCGCCGGTCATCATCGAGGACGGCTGCTTCATCGGCGCGCGCTCCGAAGTGGCGGAAGGCGTGATCGTCGAAAAGGGCTCCGTGCTTTCGATGGGCGTGTTCCTGGGCGCTTCCACCAAGATCATCGACCGCGCCACGGGGGAAATCCACATGGGGCGCGTGCCGGCCTATTCCGTGGTCATTCCAGGCACCCTGCCGCCCAAAACGCCGGGTGGTCCCTCGCTTGCCTGCGCGGTCATCGTCAAGCGGGTGGACGAGCGGACGCGTTCCAAGACCTCCATCAACGAGCTCCTGCGTGACTGA
- the yihA gene encoding ribosome biogenesis GTP-binding protein YihA/YsxC has protein sequence MTEPQNAAAPQKAAPRKEPSQAELEAGRLLFAGPCDFFHGSQTLDQLPPPGLPEIAFAGRSNVGKSSLINALTGRKALARASSEPGRTKQLNFFDLGGRLVLVDMPGYGYAKAAKSVKEDWQKTMFSYLRGRPNLDRVVLLIDSRVGFKDSDREACDLLDKAAVVFQVVLTKCDQLSASDLQKRIEEVEAVLAKHAAAYPTVMATSSEKGQGIAQLRAMMAGFAAPPPR, from the coding sequence GTGACCGAACCGCAGAATGCCGCCGCCCCCCAGAAGGCGGCCCCTAGAAAAGAGCCCAGCCAGGCCGAGCTTGAAGCGGGGCGGCTGCTGTTTGCAGGTCCCTGCGACTTTTTCCACGGCTCGCAGACGCTCGACCAGCTGCCGCCGCCCGGCCTGCCCGAGATCGCCTTTGCAGGCCGCTCCAATGTCGGCAAGTCCAGCCTCATCAATGCCCTGACCGGTCGCAAGGCCCTGGCCCGCGCTTCCTCGGAGCCCGGGCGCACCAAGCAGCTCAATTTCTTCGACCTGGGCGGCCGTCTCGTCCTGGTGGACATGCCGGGCTACGGCTACGCCAAGGCAGCCAAGAGCGTGAAGGAGGACTGGCAGAAAACCATGTTCTCCTATCTGCGCGGCCGCCCCAACCTGGACCGGGTGGTGCTGCTGATCGACAGCCGCGTGGGCTTCAAGGATTCCGACCGCGAGGCCTGTGACCTGCTCGACAAGGCGGCCGTGGTCTTTCAGGTCGTGCTGACGAAATGCGACCAGCTTTCAGCCAGTGACCTGCAGAAGCGCATTGAGGAAGTCGAGGCTGTGCTGGCCAAGCACGCCGCAGCCTATCCCACCGTCATGGCCACCAGCAGCGAAAAGGGACAGGGCATTGCGCAGCTGCGGGCGATGATGGCAGGCTTTGCCGCACCCCCGCCGCGCTGA
- the truA gene encoding tRNA pseudouridine(38-40) synthase TruA — protein sequence MTDDPANQKTGQRWAVRIEFNGQPYRGWQRQENGLTVQQLVEEAAARLTRGRSVPSITAGRTDAGVHASGLVAHLDFPADVRLTAHTLREALNYHLKPHPVAILQAASVPADWNARFSAIWRRYRYVILNRPARPALAEGQVWHVRHEMDVAAMQEGARHLLGRHDFTSFRAAACQARHALRTLDELQIRRQGERILIETQARSFLHHQVRNMVGTLALVGLGRWTPAQVGTALAARDRRAAGPTAPADGLCLIGVGYPSDPFEVSAVS from the coding sequence TTGACTGACGATCCGGCGAACCAGAAAACCGGCCAGCGCTGGGCGGTCAGGATCGAGTTCAACGGGCAGCCTTACCGGGGCTGGCAGCGGCAGGAGAACGGTCTTACCGTCCAGCAGCTGGTCGAGGAAGCCGCCGCCCGCCTTACCCGTGGCCGGTCTGTACCCAGCATCACCGCAGGGCGGACGGATGCCGGCGTGCATGCCAGCGGCCTGGTTGCGCATCTGGATTTCCCCGCTGATGTCCGCCTGACGGCCCACACCCTCCGCGAGGCGCTGAACTATCACCTCAAGCCGCATCCGGTCGCCATCCTGCAGGCAGCCTCGGTACCGGCGGACTGGAATGCGCGCTTTTCGGCCATCTGGCGCCGTTACCGCTACGTCATCCTCAACCGCCCGGCCCGCCCGGCCCTGGCGGAAGGACAGGTTTGGCATGTCAGGCACGAGATGGACGTTGCCGCCATGCAGGAAGGCGCGCGCCACCTGCTGGGACGGCATGATTTCACCTCTTTCCGCGCTGCCGCCTGCCAGGCGCGCCATGCTCTGCGCACCCTCGATGAGCTGCAGATCCGCCGCCAGGGCGAGCGGATCCTCATTGAAACGCAGGCGCGCTCGTTTCTGCACCACCAGGTGCGCAACATGGTGGGCACCCTGGCTCTGGTGGGCCTCGGCCGCTGGACGCCCGCGCAGGTGGGCACCGCCCTTGCCGCACGCGACAGGCGCGCGGCGGGGCCGACCGCCCCTGCAGACGGGCTGTGCCTGATCGGGGTGGGGTATCCCAGCGATCCCTTCGAAGTGTCTGCCGTCTCTTAG
- the argB gene encoding acetylglutamate kinase has translation MPSKPDLLSEESLLAGTVQDRQKAAILADALPYLRRYAGDTIVVKYGGHAMREGALAETFGRDISLLKLVGINPIVVHGGGPQINDMLAKLSIETRFVDGLRVTDRSMIEVIEMVLAGTVNKQVADLISRAGALAVGISGRDGQLIQARKLRHCRRGGGGEEAGEEVDLGFVGEPESVDPRVLYALLGTGLVPVVAPVGGSAGGEVYNINADTAAGAIAGAVQASRLLMLTDVAGVLDQDGNPIEELTAEQARRLISEGHITGGMIPKVETCIKAVENGAKAAVILDGRVAHACLLELFTRAGPGTLIKAD, from the coding sequence ATGCCTTCGAAGCCTGACCTTCTTTCCGAAGAATCCCTGCTGGCCGGGACCGTTCAGGATCGGCAGAAAGCCGCCATCCTGGCCGATGCCCTGCCTTATCTGCGGCGCTATGCGGGCGATACCATCGTGGTGAAATACGGCGGCCATGCCATGCGGGAAGGGGCGCTGGCCGAAACCTTCGGGCGCGATATCTCCCTGCTGAAACTGGTGGGCATCAATCCGATCGTGGTCCATGGCGGCGGACCGCAGATCAATGACATGCTGGCCAAGCTTTCCATAGAGACGCGCTTTGTGGACGGTCTGCGCGTTACCGACCGCTCCATGATCGAGGTGATCGAGATGGTGCTTGCCGGCACTGTCAACAAGCAGGTGGCTGATCTCATCAGCCGAGCGGGCGCGCTGGCTGTCGGCATTTCAGGGCGTGACGGCCAGCTCATCCAGGCCCGCAAGCTGCGTCACTGCAGGCGCGGGGGCGGAGGCGAGGAAGCGGGAGAAGAAGTCGATCTGGGCTTCGTGGGCGAGCCGGAATCAGTGGACCCGCGCGTGCTCTACGCCCTGCTGGGGACCGGGCTGGTGCCTGTGGTGGCCCCGGTGGGCGGCAGTGCCGGCGGAGAGGTCTATAACATAAATGCCGATACAGCGGCCGGGGCGATCGCAGGCGCGGTCCAGGCGTCGCGCCTGCTGATGCTGACTGATGTTGCAGGCGTGCTGGATCAGGACGGCAACCCCATCGAGGAACTGACCGCCGAGCAGGCGCGCCGCCTCATCAGCGAAGGCCACATCACAGGCGGCATGATCCCCAAGGTGGAAACCTGCATCAAGGCTGTGGAGAACGGGGCCAAGGCCGCCGTCATTCTTGATGGGCGCGTCGCCCATGCCTGCCTGCTGGAGCTTTTCACGCGCGCAGGGCCAGGCACGCTCATCAAGGCGGACTGA
- the yidC gene encoding membrane protein insertase YidC, translated as MDSSKRIILAIVLSGLVLLGFNYLAPRPHHAPAPLSASHSPAAGAQPSAGSQTASGEALGSAQVSASEAAKAAKVEEEDQADHRLAILGHDVRGSFNLRGARLDDLLLTRYRETVAKDSPLVHLLNPIGTPHPTYVVLGWQNGSDSSTKLPDVHSLWISDSPELTPQHPATLRWENGAGVTFLIHLALDDHYMFTVRQEVENHSGQAVSVRPTQLIRRDYLPSDTGSMTAYEGPIAVMNGHLEDMGYKKVRTRAEDNPDHLAWSATSKGGWVGLTDKYWLTAIGARPDDVVTGAYGYESPAYLISLRDHEAQRVEPGASLGQESYLFAGAKVPSLLAHYQKALELPSFDKAIDYGYLSFLTRPILALLDWLYHWIGNFGIALLILTLIIKLILSPLAYKAAVSAARMRLLAPKIKELREKGGEDPMALNRKIMALYREEKVNPAGGCLPILIQAPIFFCLYKMLNISIDERHAPFFGWINDLSVPDPTNLFNLFGLLPFDPTHLSSFLHVSAWALALGATFWLLQRQTMVSMDPAQARMMQFMPLVYVFIMSGFPAGLMIYYTWNNILTWLQQTLIERHTKLPVPVSGGAPVKGDGSAGKKAARKKKDPSSQGGD; from the coding sequence ATGGATAGCAGCAAACGCATTATTCTGGCGATTGTCCTGTCAGGACTGGTCCTTCTCGGCTTCAACTATCTTGCCCCCAGGCCGCATCACGCCCCTGCGCCGCTTTCAGCCAGTCATTCCCCCGCTGCCGGCGCCCAGCCCAGCGCCGGGTCGCAGACGGCAAGCGGGGAGGCGCTGGGTTCCGCCCAGGTTTCCGCCAGTGAGGCCGCGAAGGCGGCAAAGGTGGAGGAAGAGGACCAGGCTGACCACCGGCTGGCCATTTTGGGCCATGACGTGCGCGGTTCCTTCAACCTGCGGGGCGCGCGTCTCGATGACCTGCTGCTGACCCGCTACCGCGAAACGGTGGCTAAGGACAGCCCGCTCGTTCACCTGCTTAACCCGATCGGCACGCCCCATCCGACCTATGTGGTGCTGGGCTGGCAGAATGGATCTGACTCAAGCACGAAGCTGCCTGACGTCCACAGCCTCTGGATCAGTGATTCACCGGAGCTGACGCCCCAGCATCCCGCCACCCTGCGCTGGGAGAACGGGGCGGGGGTGACCTTCCTCATCCACCTGGCGCTGGATGACCATTACATGTTCACGGTGCGCCAGGAGGTGGAGAATCATTCCGGCCAGGCGGTTTCCGTGCGCCCGACCCAGCTGATCCGGCGCGATTACCTTCCCTCCGACACGGGGTCCATGACGGCTTATGAAGGGCCGATCGCCGTCATGAACGGGCATCTGGAGGATATGGGCTACAAGAAGGTCCGCACCCGTGCCGAGGACAATCCCGACCACCTGGCCTGGAGCGCCACCTCCAAGGGCGGCTGGGTCGGGCTGACCGACAAATACTGGCTGACTGCCATCGGCGCGCGTCCTGATGACGTAGTGACCGGCGCCTACGGCTATGAGAGCCCTGCCTATCTCATCAGCCTGCGCGACCATGAGGCTCAGCGGGTCGAACCCGGGGCGAGCCTGGGGCAGGAAAGCTACCTGTTCGCCGGCGCCAAGGTGCCTTCACTGCTGGCCCATTACCAGAAGGCGCTGGAGCTGCCGTCTTTTGATAAGGCCATCGACTACGGTTACCTCAGCTTCCTGACCCGGCCCATCCTCGCCCTGCTGGACTGGCTGTATCACTGGATCGGCAATTTCGGCATCGCCCTGCTCATTCTGACGTTGATCATCAAGCTCATCCTCTCGCCCCTGGCCTACAAGGCGGCGGTGTCGGCAGCGCGCATGCGCCTGCTTGCCCCCAAGATCAAGGAGCTGCGCGAGAAGGGGGGCGAGGACCCCATGGCGCTCAACCGGAAGATCATGGCGCTTTACCGCGAGGAGAAGGTCAATCCCGCCGGGGGCTGCCTGCCGATCCTGATCCAGGCGCCGATCTTCTTCTGCCTCTACAAGATGCTCAACATCAGCATTGACGAGCGGCATGCGCCCTTCTTCGGCTGGATCAACGACCTCTCCGTTCCCGATCCCACCAATCTGTTCAACCTGTTCGGCCTGCTGCCTTTCGACCCGACGCATCTTTCCTCTTTCCTGCATGTCAGCGCCTGGGCGCTGGCCCTTGGAGCCACGTTCTGGCTGCTGCAGCGCCAGACCATGGTCAGCATGGACCCGGCCCAGGCGCGGATGATGCAGTTCATGCCGCTGGTCTATGTCTTCATCATGTCGGGCTTTCCGGCAGGGCTGATGATCTACTACACCTGGAACAACATCCTGACCTGGCTGCAGCAGACCCTCATCGAGCGCCACACCAAACTGCCCGTTCCGGTCAGCGGGGGCGCCCCTGTGAAGGGGGACGGCAGCGCCGGGAAAAAGGCGGCCAGGAAAAAGAAGGACCCGTCTTCCCAGGGCGGAGACTGA
- the fmt gene encoding methionyl-tRNA formyltransferase, giving the protein MRLVFMGSPEFSVPALHALREAGHEIVAVYTQPPRPAGRGKALRRQPVHEAAEEMGIEVRTPARLRNNPEAQAEFAALKADVAVVAAYGLILPPEILDAPRLGCLNIHASLLPRWRGASPIQSAILAGDSESGVCIMQMDEGLDTGAVLMHGATPITADDTSATLHDRLAQMGAALIVRTLSQRPLPVAVPQPEAGMTYAPRLTREAGQIDWRASAEEIDCQIRAFTPWPGSFTRYGGQTLRIGNVLPLPAQDVGDAEPGTVLDDRLTVATGRGAVRITRLQQPGRAMMEAGDFLRGRPLGKGSRFD; this is encoded by the coding sequence CTGCGCCTGGTTTTCATGGGCTCGCCTGAATTCTCCGTGCCTGCCCTGCATGCGTTGCGCGAGGCCGGTCATGAGATCGTGGCTGTTTATACGCAGCCGCCGCGCCCTGCGGGACGGGGCAAGGCGCTGCGCAGGCAGCCTGTCCATGAAGCGGCTGAAGAGATGGGCATCGAGGTGCGCACGCCCGCCAGGCTGCGCAACAATCCTGAAGCACAGGCAGAATTTGCCGCCCTGAAAGCTGACGTGGCCGTGGTGGCGGCTTACGGCCTCATCCTGCCGCCTGAAATCCTGGACGCGCCGCGTCTGGGCTGCCTCAACATCCATGCCAGCCTGCTGCCGCGCTGGCGGGGGGCATCGCCCATCCAGTCCGCCATTCTGGCCGGCGACAGCGAAAGCGGCGTGTGCATCATGCAGATGGATGAAGGGCTGGACACAGGCGCGGTGCTGATGCACGGGGCCACGCCCATCACCGCTGACGACACTTCAGCCACACTGCATGACCGGCTGGCGCAGATGGGCGCAGCCCTGATCGTCCGCACCCTCAGCCAGCGCCCCTTGCCTGTGGCCGTACCGCAGCCTGAGGCCGGCATGACCTATGCCCCGCGCCTGACGCGGGAAGCGGGACAGATCGACTGGCGGGCCAGTGCGGAGGAAATCGATTGCCAGATCCGCGCTTTCACCCCCTGGCCTGGAAGCTTCACCCGTTACGGGGGCCAGACCCTGCGCATCGGCAACGTCCTGCCGCTGCCCGCCCAGGACGTGGGCGACGCGGAACCCGGCACGGTTCTGGACGACCGGCTGACGGTTGCGACCGGCCGGGGTGCCGTGCGCATCACGCGCCTGCAGCAGCCCGGGCGCGCGATGATGGAGGCAGGCGACTTCCTGCGCGGCCGCCCCCTCGGCAAAGGCAGCCGCTTTGACTGA
- the def gene encoding peptide deformylase: MSIIDILAGIEEVEPTPILVAPHPVLRQKARAVAEEDMAQIRAALPGMFSAMYKAPGIGLAAPQVGLSLRLIIIDLADRSKEESPAPLVLINPEILETSEATSPRQEGCLSLPNQFAEVERPDVVKVRYLDLDGSVVEREEDGLLGTCIQHEIDHLEGKLFVDHLTTLKRNMIMRRLNKEQKRRH, translated from the coding sequence ATGAGCATTATCGACATTCTCGCCGGGATTGAAGAGGTGGAGCCCACCCCCATCCTGGTTGCCCCCCATCCCGTCCTGCGTCAGAAAGCCCGTGCGGTGGCTGAAGAGGACATGGCGCAGATCCGCGCTGCCCTGCCCGGCATGTTCTCCGCCATGTACAAAGCGCCCGGCATCGGCCTGGCCGCCCCGCAGGTCGGGCTGTCGCTGCGGCTGATCATCATCGACCTTGCCGACCGCAGCAAGGAGGAAAGCCCGGCCCCGCTGGTGCTGATCAATCCGGAAATTCTCGAAACGAGCGAGGCGACCTCCCCGCGCCAGGAGGGCTGTCTTTCCCTGCCCAACCAGTTTGCCGAGGTGGAGCGGCCCGATGTTGTGAAAGTGCGCTACCTCGACCTGGACGGCAGCGTGGTGGAACGCGAAGAGGACGGCCTGCTCGGCACCTGCATCCAGCATGAGATCGACCATCTGGAAGGCAAGCTTTTCGTCGACCACCTTACGACCCTCAAACGCAACATGATCATGCGGCGCCTCAACAAGGAGCAGAAGCGGCGTCACTGA
- the lptB gene encoding LPS export ABC transporter ATP-binding protein, with product MSESLPFDPNIGLVAHGISKSYKKRTVVEDVSLQVKRGEAVGLLGPNGAGKTTSFYMIVGLVQTDTGSITLDGSDITQLPMYRRARLGVGYLPQEASIFRGLTVEQNIMAALEVVEPDRDKRQEMLDGLLAEFGITRLRHSPALALSGGERRRLEIARALASQPNYILLDEPLAGIDPIAVSEIRDLVSHLKERGIGVLITDHNVRETLEVIDRAYILHSGKVLTEGTPEEIVANEDVRRVYLGENFSL from the coding sequence ATGAGCGAGAGCCTGCCTTTCGACCCCAATATCGGCCTTGTGGCCCACGGGATCAGCAAAAGCTACAAGAAGCGCACTGTGGTCGAGGATGTTTCCCTGCAGGTCAAGCGCGGTGAGGCTGTCGGGCTGCTGGGGCCCAACGGGGCGGGCAAGACCACCAGCTTCTACATGATCGTGGGGCTGGTGCAGACCGATACCGGCAGCATCACGCTTGACGGCTCCGACATCACCCAGCTCCCCATGTATCGCCGCGCCCGCCTCGGCGTCGGTTACCTCCCGCAGGAAGCCAGCATCTTCCGCGGCCTGACCGTCGAGCAGAACATCATGGCAGCGCTGGAAGTGGTTGAGCCCGACCGCGACAAGCGCCAGGAAATGCTGGACGGGCTGCTGGCCGAGTTCGGCATCACGCGGCTGCGCCATTCCCCCGCCCTCGCCCTTTCAGGCGGTGAGCGCCGCCGCCTTGAGATCGCCCGCGCTCTTGCCAGCCAGCCGAACTACATCCTGCTTGACGAGCCGCTGGCAGGCATCGACCCGATCGCTGTAAGCGAGATCCGTGACCTGGTCTCCCATCTCAAGGAACGCGGGATCGGCGTGCTGATCACCGATCACAACGTGCGCGAAACGCTCGAAGTCATTGACCGCGCCTATATCCTGCACAGCGGCAAGGTGCTGACCGAGGGCACGCCTGAAGAGATCGTGGCCAATGAGGACGTGCGCCGCGTCTATCTGGGCGAGAATTTCAGCCTCTGA
- the dapE gene encoding succinyl-diaminopimelate desuccinylase encodes MTAFTPEILTDPVPLLQALLRCPSVTPKDAGALALVGQALETLGFTVTALPFGPPEAPTPNLYARLGTARPLLCLAGHTDVVAPGPDWQHDPFSGHVEGGWIYGRGAADMKGGVAAFIAAAARRLRQGPLEGSLAFLLTGDEEGPARHGTRAVLQWMEEQGEKPDFCLLGEPTNPGQMGEMIKVGRRGSLNAVLKVPGVQGHVAYPHLADNPLHRLPALLTALTSFPLDSGNQWFAPSSLQVTSIDTGNPVTNIIPAQVEIRLNIRFNNLHTGASLQKWLQEVAQAHAPGTEVAVSVSGEAFMTPAGREVALLGQAVEEVTGRKPVLDTGGGTSDARFITAMCPVAEFGLVGATMHKRDEKISLASLEDLTRVTQLFMERLGV; translated from the coding sequence TTGACCGCTTTTACCCCTGAAATTCTGACCGATCCGGTGCCGCTGCTTCAGGCGCTGCTGCGCTGCCCTTCCGTCACGCCGAAGGATGCAGGGGCGCTGGCGCTGGTCGGCCAGGCGCTGGAGACGCTGGGCTTTACGGTCACTGCCCTGCCTTTCGGGCCGCCTGAGGCCCCCACGCCCAATCTTTATGCCCGCCTGGGCACAGCCAGGCCCTTGCTCTGTCTGGCCGGTCATACCGATGTGGTGGCGCCGGGGCCGGACTGGCAGCATGATCCCTTTTCAGGCCATGTGGAAGGCGGCTGGATCTACGGCCGCGGCGCTGCGGACATGAAAGGCGGCGTGGCTGCCTTCATCGCCGCTGCCGCCAGGAGGCTTAGGCAGGGGCCGCTTGAGGGCAGCCTTGCCTTCCTGCTGACAGGCGATGAGGAAGGACCGGCCCGCCACGGCACGCGTGCCGTGCTGCAATGGATGGAAGAGCAGGGGGAAAAGCCCGATTTCTGCCTGCTGGGCGAGCCGACCAACCCTGGCCAGATGGGCGAGATGATCAAGGTGGGACGGCGCGGCAGCCTCAATGCCGTGCTCAAAGTGCCAGGTGTGCAGGGCCATGTGGCTTATCCCCACCTGGCCGACAATCCCCTGCACAGGTTGCCCGCTCTCCTGACGGCCCTGACCTCTTTCCCGTTGGACAGCGGTAACCAGTGGTTCGCGCCGTCCTCCCTGCAGGTCACCAGCATCGATACCGGCAACCCGGTAACCAACATCATTCCCGCGCAGGTGGAGATCCGGCTCAACATCCGCTTCAACAATCTCCATACCGGCGCTTCCCTGCAGAAATGGCTGCAGGAGGTCGCCCAGGCCCACGCCCCCGGCACGGAGGTGGCGGTGAGCGTCAGTGGGGAGGCCTTCATGACCCCGGCCGGGCGGGAAGTCGCCCTGCTGGGCCAGGCGGTCGAGGAGGTGACGGGCCGCAAGCCTGTGCTGGACACAGGGGGCGGCACGTCGGATGCGCGTTTCATCACCGCGATGTGTCCGGTGGCGGAGTTCGGGCTCGTGGGGGCGACCATGCACAAGCGTGACGAGAAGATCTCCCTTGCCTCCCTGGAAGACCTCACCCGTGTCACGCAGCTTTTCATGGAGCGGCTGGGCGTCTGA
- a CDS encoding nucleotidyl cyclase domain-containing protein — MQATTRTAVSASDASLTNLVALLRQGGLPAQGLRLACRRLHHLLGCQGMVLEARTSHAPGDTTFSLQPFSQPEAQTHCPPQYLTACAAQLENASGEQQLVFSQKSGAETDCLLLTVQPLSANRQLALLLWRHDPWTEAEKNLLRQFWQIAATLFEVEDRYRASLYAGRHDPETGLLTWEGMKEEITHRLSRLDANHQPGTLLRLQVNLPPELQDPTRPLAERVREERRWLGDVVSALRKAFRPTDPIGRLGSSQFVLWMDGADRFAAAERAARLTEGGFPHKDGPPDSLQIGLACREAGCTETLENHLEQATLALRQTSPGLGSAWKFSPLPA; from the coding sequence ATGCAGGCCACAACCAGGACCGCCGTTTCAGCTTCAGACGCTTCTCTTACCAACCTCGTTGCCCTGCTGCGCCAGGGCGGCCTGCCGGCACAGGGGCTACGCCTGGCCTGCAGGAGGCTGCACCACCTGCTGGGATGCCAGGGCATGGTGCTCGAAGCCCGGACTTCCCACGCGCCCGGGGACACCACCTTTTCCCTGCAGCCCTTCAGCCAGCCGGAAGCCCAGACCCATTGCCCGCCCCAATATCTGACGGCCTGCGCCGCACAGCTTGAAAACGCAAGCGGCGAGCAGCAGCTGGTCTTCTCCCAGAAAAGCGGGGCAGAAACCGACTGCCTGCTCCTGACCGTTCAGCCCCTGTCTGCGAATCGGCAACTGGCCCTCCTGCTGTGGCGCCATGACCCCTGGACAGAGGCTGAGAAAAACCTGCTACGCCAGTTCTGGCAGATCGCTGCCACCCTGTTTGAAGTGGAGGACCGCTACCGTGCCTCCCTTTACGCCGGCCGCCATGACCCCGAGACCGGCCTGCTGACCTGGGAGGGGATGAAGGAGGAGATCACCCACCGGCTGAGCCGGTTGGATGCCAACCACCAGCCCGGCACCCTGCTGCGCCTGCAGGTCAACCTGCCGCCTGAGCTGCAGGACCCCACACGTCCGCTCGCTGAACGCGTGCGTGAGGAACGGCGTTGGCTGGGGGATGTGGTCTCTGCCCTGCGCAAGGCTTTCCGGCCGACCGACCCCATCGGGCGGCTAGGCAGCAGCCAGTTCGTGCTCTGGATGGACGGCGCTGACCGCTTCGCCGCTGCCGAGCGCGCCGCCCGTCTCACTGAAGGGGGATTCCCCCACAAGGACGGGCCGCCCGACAGCCTGCAGATCGGCCTGGCCTGCCGCGAAGCCGGCTGCACGGAAACGCTGGAAAATCACCTGGAGCAGGCCACGCTGGCCTTGCGCCAGACTTCGCCTGGCCTCGGCAGCGCCTGGAAGTTCTCGCCCCTGCCCGCCTGA
- a CDS encoding DUF1150 family protein: protein MSQSNASNSIISSDLRHISAPQFRQLGLQEMAYIRPVRHEGAPAVGIHAADGTPMAIVADEATALAAIRDNNLAAALIH, encoded by the coding sequence ATGTCTCAGAGCAACGCTTCCAATTCCATCATTTCTTCCGACCTGCGCCATATCTCAGCCCCGCAGTTCCGCCAGCTTGGCCTGCAGGAAATGGCCTATATCCGCCCCGTACGCCATGAAGGCGCGCCGGCGGTGGGCATTCATGCTGCTGACGGCACGCCCATGGCGATCGTCGCCGATGAAGCCACGGCCCTGGCCGCCATCCGCGACAACAACCTGGCGGCTGCCCTGATTCACTGA